In Microcoleus sp. FACHB-831, one genomic interval encodes:
- a CDS encoding lipoxygenase family protein translates to MKPSLPQNDPSPQTRENWLQRNRKDYEFDHSFLPPMPLLKNLPQQESFSAKYIAERLAATADLQVNLLAAKFNSFWDPLDEFQDYEDYFPILPRPGVIKTYETDDSFAEQRLCGVNPLVLQKIKEMPQNFAFTIEDLQNKFGSSVNLQQELDNGNLYLADYTKLSFVQGGTYERGRKYLPTPLAFFCWRSSGFSDRGELVPIAIQINPGKNSPIRTPFDNPLDWFYAKICVQIADGNHHEISSHLCRTHLVMEPFAIVTARQLAQNHPLGLLLRPHFRFLLANGDLARKRLIGRGDYVDQLFAGTLQESLEIVTSSYKEWSFDQFAMPTEIKNRGMDDVASLPHYPYRDDGMLVWNAIKSFVSNYLNIYYKTPEDISSDTELQAWAQELVSNEGGRIKGMPDRIGTVQQLVDIATTIIFTCGPQHAAVNYPQYEYMAFVPNMPLAAYKQITEEGAIADRKSLLSFLPPPKRIADQLSLIYILTAYRYDRLGYYDEQFDDEEAQGAVEKFHQDLNAVELKISLNNRHRLVEYNYLKPRLIPNSISI, encoded by the coding sequence ATGAAACCTAGCCTTCCACAAAACGATCCATCCCCCCAAACCCGCGAAAATTGGCTACAGCGCAACCGTAAAGACTACGAGTTTGACCATAGCTTTTTGCCTCCTATGCCGCTGCTCAAAAACTTACCCCAGCAAGAGAGCTTCTCGGCTAAATATATTGCCGAGCGCCTAGCAGCTACAGCAGATCTTCAGGTTAACTTGCTGGCGGCAAAATTTAATTCTTTTTGGGATCCATTGGATGAATTCCAAGACTATGAAGATTATTTTCCCATCCTTCCTAGACCTGGGGTAATAAAGACCTATGAAACTGACGATTCTTTCGCCGAACAACGGCTATGCGGGGTGAATCCGCTGGTTTTGCAAAAGATAAAGGAGATGCCGCAAAACTTCGCATTTACCATTGAAGACCTGCAAAATAAATTTGGTTCTTCTGTAAATTTGCAGCAAGAACTAGATAATGGAAATTTGTATCTAGCTGATTATACTAAGCTTTCGTTTGTTCAAGGGGGGACTTACGAAAGGGGAAGAAAGTACCTGCCTACGCCATTGGCATTTTTCTGCTGGCGAAGTTCTGGTTTTAGCGATCGCGGTGAACTCGTACCTATAGCGATCCAAATCAATCCGGGTAAAAACAGCCCCATTCGCACGCCTTTTGATAATCCTCTAGACTGGTTTTATGCCAAGATTTGCGTTCAGATTGCTGATGGCAACCACCATGAGATAAGCAGCCATCTGTGCCGAACCCATTTAGTTATGGAACCTTTTGCGATTGTTACTGCTAGGCAACTGGCTCAAAACCATCCCCTTGGCTTATTGCTTAGACCCCACTTTCGATTCTTATTAGCTAACGGAGATCTAGCTCGCAAGCGTCTGATTGGGCGGGGCGATTATGTCGATCAGTTATTTGCTGGAACCCTACAAGAGTCTCTGGAAATTGTTACTTCATCCTATAAAGAATGGAGTTTCGATCAATTTGCTATGCCTACAGAAATTAAAAATCGTGGCATGGATGATGTAGCAAGTTTGCCTCATTACCCATATCGAGACGATGGGATGTTGGTGTGGAATGCCATCAAAAGTTTTGTTTCAAATTACTTAAATATTTACTACAAAACCCCAGAGGATATAAGCAGCGATACAGAGTTGCAAGCGTGGGCGCAGGAATTAGTTTCTAACGAAGGCGGGCGGATCAAGGGTATGCCCGATCGTATCGGAACTGTCCAGCAATTAGTTGATATTGCCACCACAATTATCTTTACTTGTGGCCCCCAGCACGCTGCTGTGAACTACCCCCAATACGAGTACATGGCTTTTGTTCCGAATATGCCGCTAGCTGCTTATAAACAGATTACAGAAGAAGGAGCGATCGCCGACCGAAAGAGCCTGCTATCTTTTCTTCCACCCCCGAAGCGGATTGCCGATCAACTTTCGCTCATATACATACTGACAGCCTATCGTTATGACAGGCTGGGTTACTATGACGAGCAGTTTGACGATGAAGAAGCGCAAGGGGCAGTGGAGAAATTTCACCAAGATTTAAACGCCGTCGAGCTTAAAATTTCGTTAAACAACAGACATCGTTTAGTCGAGTACAACTACCTCAAGCCAAGGCTTATCCCTAACAGCATTAGCATTTAA
- a CDS encoding AAA-like domain-containing protein, translating into MRSEPRSSYDYQVGGSLPLDAPTYVTRQADSDLYEGAIAGEFCYVLNSRQMGKSSLRVQTMRRLEASGVACAVVDLTAIGSRDITPNQWYAGITYTLASRFNLLDKFDIRIWWRDRAFLSPVQCLGEFIREVLLPSVPQNIVIFIDEIDSTLSLNFKVDDFFALIRCCYNNRADYSEYNRLTFALLGVATPADLITETNYSTPFNIGRAIELHGFQLSEAQPLALGLSRVASNPEIVLASVLVWTGGQPFLTQKVCKLIVTEEYFIPAGIEGELVEKLVRSRLIENWEATDEPEHLRTIRDRLKRSGQRTARLLGLYQQILLNGEIAAADSQEEMELRLSGLVVKQQAKLKIYNRIYHAVFNINWVNQELANLRPYSEALSAWEASTRQDRSHLLRGQELHDALSWAADKSLSAQDFQFLTASLEAEKQETQLNLEVVKGEMRIAVQMADPKFNQITLPQQPTEQNSPLLEPGTREVSQNSFDCIEKSDNNKRK; encoded by the coding sequence ATGAGATCGGAACCGAGATCGTCCTATGATTATCAAGTTGGCGGTAGTCTGCCACTGGATGCCCCTACCTACGTGACAAGACAGGCGGATTCTGATTTGTATGAAGGGGCGATCGCGGGAGAGTTCTGCTACGTTCTCAACTCGCGACAGATGGGCAAGTCAAGCTTGCGCGTGCAAACAATGCGACGCTTAGAAGCTTCAGGCGTTGCTTGTGCTGTTGTTGATTTGACAGCAATTGGTAGCCGAGATATTACGCCAAATCAGTGGTATGCAGGTATTACCTACACGTTGGCTAGTAGGTTTAATTTATTAGATAAATTTGATATAAGAATTTGGTGGCGCGATCGCGCTTTTCTTTCCCCAGTGCAGTGCTTGGGTGAATTTATCCGCGAGGTGTTGTTACCCTCCGTGCCGCAAAATATAGTTATTTTTATTGACGAAATTGATAGCACCCTCAGCCTTAATTTTAAAGTAGACGATTTTTTTGCCTTAATTCGCTGCTGCTACAACAATCGTGCTGACTATTCTGAATACAATCGCCTCACTTTTGCTTTATTGGGGGTAGCAACACCAGCAGATCTGATTACAGAGACTAATTACAGCACGCCTTTTAATATTGGTAGGGCGATTGAGTTGCACGGCTTTCAATTGTCTGAAGCGCAACCGCTAGCGCTAGGATTGTCAAGAGTTGCTAGCAATCCGGAAATTGTACTTGCTTCTGTTTTGGTATGGACAGGCGGACAGCCATTTCTTACTCAAAAAGTTTGTAAATTGATTGTGACAGAGGAATATTTTATTCCGGCGGGGATAGAAGGGGAATTAGTAGAAAAATTAGTGCGATCGCGCCTTATCGAAAACTGGGAAGCAACAGATGAGCCAGAGCATCTGAGGACAATACGCGATCGCCTTAAAAGAAGCGGACAACGCACAGCCAGATTGCTAGGACTCTATCAACAAATTTTACTAAACGGAGAAATTGCTGCGGCTGACAGCCAAGAAGAAATGGAGCTAAGGCTATCGGGGTTAGTAGTTAAGCAGCAGGCTAAGTTAAAAATTTATAACCGCATATACCACGCAGTTTTTAATATTAATTGGGTTAATCAGGAATTAGCCAACTTACGCCCCTACTCTGAGGCGCTATCAGCTTGGGAAGCTTCCACCAGACAAGATCGATCTCATTTATTGCGCGGACAGGAATTACATGATGCTTTATCCTGGGCGGCGGATAAAAGTCTAAGCGCTCAAGATTTTCAATTTTTGACAGCCAGCCTGGAAGCGGAAAAACAAGAAACACAACTTAATTTAGAAGTAGTCAAAGGAGAAATGAGAATTGCTGTGCAGATGGCAGATCCAAAGTTTAATCAAATAACCTTACCACAGCAACCAACCGAACAAAACAGCCCATTGTTAGAGCCAGGTACAAGAGAGGTGTCCCAAAACAGTTTTGACTGTATTGAAAAAAGCGACAATAACAAAAGGAAATAG